The nucleotide window CTTGGTGAATGCCCGATTCATGGGCAAATGCATTATTGCCGACGACCGCTTTATTGCCTGGAACAACGTTACCGGAAAGTTTGCTCACGAGACTGCTCGTGCGTTTAATCTCTTGCAGATTAATGTTTTGTTCGGCTCCATAGTGGTCGCGACGAATATGAAGGGCAACGGCTATTTCTTCCAGTGATGCATTGCCGGCACGCTCCCCGATTCCATTAATGGTACATTCCGCTTGATCGGCGCCCCCTTCGATGGCAGCAAGAGAATTGGCAACGGCCATTCCCAAATCATCATGGCAGTGGGTAGAGAGGCTAATATCTTTTGCGCCTTTCACATTTTCCTTGAGATGCTGAAACATCGCTTTGATTTCCTGAGGCGTTGTATATCCGACTGTATCCGGCAAATTGATGACATCGACACCGGCTTCAATTACTTTTTCCATGATTTTCTTCAGAAAACCCCAATCCGTGCGGCAAGCATCTTCCGCGGACCATTGCACGACCGAGAATCGCTCTTTTGCATAGCGAACGGCTTCAACCGAATCTCGAATCACTTCCTCCTGAGTCATCATTAATTTGTGCTTGATGTGAACATCGGACGTAGCGATAACAAGGTGAATGCGCGGAACAGGAGAATCTTTTAACGCTTCCCACGCTGAGTCAATATCACTTTTGACGACTCGGGACAAACCGGTCACTGAACTGTTTTTTACCGCTCTTGCGATTTGCTGCACAGAATAAAAGTCTCCCTCATTGGAGGCCGGAAAACCGGCCTCAATGATGTCAACGCCGAGACGGTCAAGCTGCTTGGCAATCTTCAGTTTTTCTTCTCGATTCAGATTAAGCCCCGGTTGCTGCTCGCCATCCCGTAACGTCGTGTCAAAAAACTTAATTCTCCGCACGCGAAACCACTCCTTTTTGATCGCCTTTGACAAATGGCATCATTTCACGTAGCTTTTGGCCGACAGCTGTGATCTCATGTTCAAGCTCGCGTTGATTGATGGCGTTAAATTCAGGACGGTTGGCTTGGTTTTCCAAAATCCATCCTTTCGCGAACTTGCCTGTTTGAATATCTTTCAAGATTTCACGCATTTCTTGTTTCGTATCGTCCGTAATGATCCTTTTGCCCGATTGGAAATCGCCCCATTGTGCTGTGTCGGAGATTGAATATCTCATATACTCAAGGCCGCCTTCGTACATGAGGTCAACGATTAATTTCATCTCGTGCAAGCATTCGAAATAGGCAACCTCCGGTTGATATCCCGCTTCAACTAGCGTTTCAAATCCTGCTTTGACAAGTTCGGTCGTTCCTCCGCAAAGTACGGCTTGCTCGCCGAAAAGATCTGTTTCCGTTTCTTCCCGGAAGGTCGTGGCAATGATTCCGGCCCGACCGGCACCGATTTGCTTCGCATATGCAAGGGAGAGGTCTTTCGCTTCCCCATGAGGATCTTGCTCGATCGCGTAAAGCGCCGGCACACCTGCGCCAGATTCATACGTACGACGGACGATATGCCCGGGGCCTTTCGGTGCAATCATGAAAACATTCACATCGGAAGGCGGTTGGATTTGGTTAAAATGAATGTTGAATCCATGAGCGAAAACCAATGATTTTCCATTCGTTAATGAAGGTTTGATTTGTTTTTCATAGATATCGGGTTGCGTTTCGTCCGGAAGTGCGAGCATGAGAATGTCGGCCTTTTCTGTTGCTTCATTGACTTCATACACGTTGAATCCTTCTTGTTCCGCTTTTTCCCAAGACTTTCCTCGCCGCAGTCCGACAATCACATCGACGCCGCTTTCTTTTAAATTAAGGGCATGGGCATGGCCTTGTGAACCAAAGCCGATGACCGCGACGGTTTTTCCTTGTAGTACGCCTTCATTTACATCGTTGTTGTAATAGACTTTAACCATTTTAAAATCTCTCCTTATTTCTTCTTTTATTGGATAAATGAATAATGCAGATCTTGCGACTGTTGTTTGGAACTTCTTTTTAAAGCGGTCGTACCTGTTCTCGCCAATTCTTTCAGCCCGTATGGTTTGATTAAATCTATAAGGGCTTCCACTTTTTGGTGATCGCCAGTCACTTGCAACGTCATGCTCTCCCGCCCCACATCGATGATGGATGCGCGAAAGGGACGAGCGAGCGTTTCGATTTCGCCGCGCGTCTGCGGGGTGGCAACAACCCTGATGAGCACGAGCTCACGCGCGACAATTGTCTCATCCGAGATGTCCCGGACTTTCAACACATCTACTTGTTTGTTGAGCTGTTTGATCACTTGATCGAGTCCCCGATAGCTATCCACATTGACGACGAACGTCATTCTTGAAATCTCCGGGTTCTCGGTCATGCCGACGGTAATGCTTTCAATGTTGAATTGCCGACGGGAAAACAAACCGGTAATGCGGTTTAATACTCCCGTTGAATTGTTGACGGTGGCCGAGATGGTGCGTTTCACGGACGGATCCCCTCCATTTCATGGTGTCCTTTGCCGGGGGCAATC belongs to Salicibibacter cibi and includes:
- a CDS encoding 2-isopropylmalate synthase; the encoded protein is MRRIKFFDTTLRDGEQQPGLNLNREEKLKIAKQLDRLGVDIIEAGFPASNEGDFYSVQQIARAVKNSSVTGLSRVVKSDIDSAWEALKDSPVPRIHLVIATSDVHIKHKLMMTQEEVIRDSVEAVRYAKERFSVVQWSAEDACRTDWGFLKKIMEKVIEAGVDVINLPDTVGYTTPQEIKAMFQHLKENVKGAKDISLSTHCHDDLGMAVANSLAAIEGGADQAECTINGIGERAGNASLEEIAVALHIRRDHYGAEQNINLQEIKRTSSLVSKLSGNVVPGNKAVVGNNAFAHESGIHQDGVLKESSTYEIITPELVGVDANKLVLGKLSGKHAFKNKVSELGFDLPEDELKRVFKAFKQLANKKKEISDDDIFALLVADKTEDETRAYEILSLQVNVGTHNIPTATITMKLPDGEETQEAATGSGSVEAVYNTLERIVGAPIQLDDYRIQSVSSGEDALAEVVVHVTYAEQTSIGRGTAHDVLEASAYAYVNAINRILAAVPDEAPKPSVHS
- the ilvC gene encoding ketol-acid reductoisomerase; translation: MVKVYYNNDVNEGVLQGKTVAVIGFGSQGHAHALNLKESGVDVIVGLRRGKSWEKAEQEGFNVYEVNEATEKADILMLALPDETQPDIYEKQIKPSLTNGKSLVFAHGFNIHFNQIQPPSDVNVFMIAPKGPGHIVRRTYESGAGVPALYAIEQDPHGEAKDLSLAYAKQIGAGRAGIIATTFREETETDLFGEQAVLCGGTTELVKAGFETLVEAGYQPEVAYFECLHEMKLIVDLMYEGGLEYMRYSISDTAQWGDFQSGKRIITDDTKQEMREILKDIQTGKFAKGWILENQANRPEFNAINQRELEHEITAVGQKLREMMPFVKGDQKGVVSRAEN
- the ilvN gene encoding acetolactate synthase small subunit; the encoded protein is MKRTISATVNNSTGVLNRITGLFSRRQFNIESITVGMTENPEISRMTFVVNVDSYRGLDQVIKQLNKQVDVLKVRDISDETIVARELVLIRVVATPQTRGEIETLARPFRASIIDVGRESMTLQVTGDHQKVEALIDLIKPYGLKELARTGTTALKRSSKQQSQDLHYSFIQ